One window of the Oncorhynchus keta strain PuntledgeMale-10-30-2019 chromosome 31, Oket_V2, whole genome shotgun sequence genome contains the following:
- the LOC118364181 gene encoding protein cornichon homolog 4-like isoform X3, translated as MEQQLKDKWVVPELVGQALATVLMLVSLHWFVFLLNLPVATWNMYRVWKVPMGNMGVFDPTEIHNRGQLKSHMKESMIKLGFHLLCFFIYLYSMILALIND; from the exons ATGGAACAACAGTTGAAAGACAAG TGGGTTGTTCCAGAGCTGGTAGGCCAGGCCCTGGCAACAGTGCTGATGCTTGTCTCCCTGCACTGGTTTGTCTTCCTACTCAACCTGCCTGTGGCCACCTGGAACATGTACAG GGTTTGGAAGGTGCCCATGGGAAACATGGGGGTGTTTGACCCCACTGAAATCCACAACCGGGGACAACTAAAGTCTCACATGAAAGAGTCCATGATCAAACTCGGCTTCCACCTGCTCTGCTTCTTCATCTACCTGTACAG CATGATCCTGGCACTGATCAACGATTGA
- the LOC118364181 gene encoding protein cornichon homolog 4-like isoform X4 → MWVVPELVGQALATVLMLVSLHWFVFLLNLPVATWNMYRVWKVPMGNMGVFDPTEIHNRGQLKSHMKESMIKLGFHLLCFFIYLYSMILALIND, encoded by the exons ATG TGGGTTGTTCCAGAGCTGGTAGGCCAGGCCCTGGCAACAGTGCTGATGCTTGTCTCCCTGCACTGGTTTGTCTTCCTACTCAACCTGCCTGTGGCCACCTGGAACATGTACAG GGTTTGGAAGGTGCCCATGGGAAACATGGGGGTGTTTGACCCCACTGAAATCCACAACCGGGGACAACTAAAGTCTCACATGAAAGAGTCCATGATCAAACTCGGCTTCCACCTGCTCTGCTTCTTCATCTACCTGTACAG CATGATCCTGGCACTGATCAACGATTGA
- the LOC118364181 gene encoding protein cornichon homolog 4-like isoform X1 — protein sequence MEAAVFILSLVDCCALIFLAVYFVITLSDLECDYINARACCSKLNRWVVPELVGQALATVLMLVSLHWFVFLLNLPVATWNMYRVWKVPMGNMGVFDPTEIHNRGQLKSHMKESMIKLGFHLLCFFIYLYSMILALIND from the exons ATGGAGGCGGCTGTGTTCATTCTATCGCTGGTCGACTGCTGTGCTTTGATTTTTCTGGCGGTGTACTTC GTAATTACCCTCTCCGATCTAGAATGTGACTACATCAATGCACGAGCCTGCTGTTCGAAGTTAAACAGA TGGGTTGTTCCAGAGCTGGTAGGCCAGGCCCTGGCAACAGTGCTGATGCTTGTCTCCCTGCACTGGTTTGTCTTCCTACTCAACCTGCCTGTGGCCACCTGGAACATGTACAG GGTTTGGAAGGTGCCCATGGGAAACATGGGGGTGTTTGACCCCACTGAAATCCACAACCGGGGACAACTAAAGTCTCACATGAAAGAGTCCATGATCAAACTCGGCTTCCACCTGCTCTGCTTCTTCATCTACCTGTACAG CATGATCCTGGCACTGATCAACGATTGA
- the LOC118364181 gene encoding protein cornichon homolog 4-like isoform X5 translates to MLVSLHWFVFLLNLPVATWNMYRVWKVPMGNMGVFDPTEIHNRGQLKSHMKESMIKLGFHLLCFFIYLYSMILALIND, encoded by the exons ATGCTTGTCTCCCTGCACTGGTTTGTCTTCCTACTCAACCTGCCTGTGGCCACCTGGAACATGTACAG GGTTTGGAAGGTGCCCATGGGAAACATGGGGGTGTTTGACCCCACTGAAATCCACAACCGGGGACAACTAAAGTCTCACATGAAAGAGTCCATGATCAAACTCGGCTTCCACCTGCTCTGCTTCTTCATCTACCTGTACAG CATGATCCTGGCACTGATCAACGATTGA
- the LOC118364181 gene encoding protein cornichon homolog 4-like isoform X2 yields MFTRINASCRVKRWVVPELVGQALATVLMLVSLHWFVFLLNLPVATWNMYRVWKVPMGNMGVFDPTEIHNRGQLKSHMKESMIKLGFHLLCFFIYLYSMILALIND; encoded by the exons ATGTTTACAAGGATAAACGCCTCCTGCCGGGTCAAACGG TGGGTTGTTCCAGAGCTGGTAGGCCAGGCCCTGGCAACAGTGCTGATGCTTGTCTCCCTGCACTGGTTTGTCTTCCTACTCAACCTGCCTGTGGCCACCTGGAACATGTACAG GGTTTGGAAGGTGCCCATGGGAAACATGGGGGTGTTTGACCCCACTGAAATCCACAACCGGGGACAACTAAAGTCTCACATGAAAGAGTCCATGATCAAACTCGGCTTCCACCTGCTCTGCTTCTTCATCTACCTGTACAG CATGATCCTGGCACTGATCAACGATTGA